In Kangiella profundi, one DNA window encodes the following:
- a CDS encoding ABC transporter permease — protein sequence MKAVIALMKKDLKLLFKDKMAVFFTFIFPLLFAFFFGSIFSSSGGSQGLKIAVSDRDQTEKSQAFIEQLKEASEFRVTETNEANAKELVRTGKQVAFIILPEGFGENYGGIFSGQPPEILVGIDPARKAEAGYLEGSLMKLGIKRFELAFSDANEMIKQLDFSIEDIQQSDDMPAEWKSLLGDYLPKFKELTEQEIAKQPEGSSSTGLSFGSDGDNPMMPLKITKEEITVQKTGPRNSFSITIPQGVIWAIMGCVIGFAISLVREKTLGTLDRLAIAPISRTQILAGKALGCFAAQAMVVTLLFTIAYFMLGVRFDPIKLVLAVLAAGVCFVGVMMFFASITKTEQSVAGMTNAFLIIMGMIGGAMIPLFAMPGWMQSISHISPVKWAILAFEGAIWRDFTYIEMMMPLTILTAIGVVTFFIGTRMLKLKQA from the coding sequence ATGAAAGCCGTTATTGCATTAATGAAAAAAGATTTGAAGTTACTTTTTAAAGACAAAATGGCTGTCTTTTTTACCTTTATTTTCCCGCTTCTGTTTGCTTTCTTTTTTGGTTCAATCTTTTCCAGCAGCGGTGGCTCACAGGGCTTAAAAATAGCTGTTTCCGATCGAGACCAGACTGAAAAGTCACAGGCTTTTATTGAGCAACTCAAAGAAGCCAGCGAGTTTCGAGTAACAGAAACGAATGAAGCCAATGCCAAGGAGCTGGTACGTACTGGTAAACAGGTTGCGTTCATTATTTTGCCGGAAGGTTTTGGTGAAAATTATGGAGGTATTTTTAGTGGTCAGCCTCCAGAAATTCTGGTGGGAATTGACCCAGCCAGAAAAGCCGAAGCGGGCTATCTGGAAGGTTCATTGATGAAGCTTGGTATAAAGCGCTTCGAACTGGCTTTTTCTGACGCTAATGAAATGATAAAGCAGCTTGATTTTTCAATTGAGGATATTCAGCAAAGTGATGATATGCCTGCGGAGTGGAAATCGCTGCTTGGCGACTATCTGCCCAAGTTTAAGGAATTAACCGAGCAGGAAATTGCCAAACAGCCCGAAGGTTCGAGCTCTACAGGTCTCAGTTTTGGTTCTGATGGCGATAACCCTATGATGCCATTGAAAATTACCAAAGAGGAAATAACGGTTCAAAAAACAGGTCCTCGCAATTCATTTTCAATTACCATTCCACAGGGCGTTATCTGGGCCATCATGGGCTGTGTGATTGGTTTTGCTATCAGTCTGGTTCGTGAGAAAACACTGGGCACTTTGGACCGACTTGCTATTGCGCCTATCAGTCGTACTCAGATTTTGGCCGGAAAGGCTTTGGGTTGTTTTGCCGCACAAGCGATGGTGGTCACACTGTTATTTACCATTGCTTATTTTATGCTGGGTGTCCGATTTGATCCGATAAAGCTGGTGTTAGCAGTGTTGGCGGCGGGTGTCTGTTTTGTCGGCGTTATGATGTTCTTTGCATCAATTACCAAGACAGAACAGTCGGTAGCCGGTATGACTAATGCGTTTCTGATTATCATGGGTATGATTGGTGGTGCCATGATTCCTTTGTTTGCGATGCCAGGCTGGATGCAGTCAATTAGCCATATTAGTCCTGTGAAGTGGGCCATCTTGGCTTTTGAAGGTGCCATCTGGCGGGACTTCACTTACATAGAAATGATGATGCCGCTTACTATTTTAACCGCAATCGGTGTTGTCACCTTCTTTATCGGAACCCGTATGCTAAAATTGAAACAGGCGTAG
- a CDS encoding nicotinate-nucleotide adenylyltransferase — MVEHDKTLTTEQKALAVNLNPTQYGTIVEIGAGQEVARQFFSAGAAAGTIAKTMSAYDMQVSDDIYGKAGRYVSRERVEQMLVHEYDLLHSRLDEVRSEDTQYFSYAATVTARSYTQKNECHGWIGIRMQLEPKAPPSEIVMHVRMLDETNKEQSEALGIFGVNVVYGAFHYHKDPKVFIESLLDNLVNDFGQKRIEVDLIHFAGHTFEKVENRLMNLHLVRSWCCRAVMFDAQGASEVPGTMLRKKDVLVIRGSFKPPTKVHVDMTEAAMKQFLEEEGVQRDKVFTVAEITMAELANDAETDDASFLARVDLLNKLGYNVLISDYLRFFRLRSWMRRYTQNRIGIVLSILDFDQLFNESYYDGLEGGILEAMGKLFSGNTNVYVYPTRVGEKLVTLDNVEVAENTKYLLKHLIENKHLVATKTWNDENLHISARNIAKEIPLGQGDWEKQLPDAIRDEIKARCMFGYCELPEE; from the coding sequence GTGGTTGAACACGATAAAACCTTAACGACCGAACAGAAAGCGCTGGCGGTTAATCTTAATCCTACTCAGTATGGAACAATTGTTGAAATTGGCGCCGGTCAAGAAGTGGCTCGCCAATTCTTCTCCGCAGGTGCTGCCGCAGGAACCATCGCCAAAACCATGTCTGCTTATGACATGCAGGTCAGTGATGATATTTATGGTAAGGCAGGGCGCTATGTAAGTCGTGAGCGGGTGGAGCAGATGCTGGTTCATGAATATGACCTACTCCATTCTCGACTTGATGAAGTTCGTTCTGAAGATACTCAATATTTTAGTTATGCAGCAACGGTAACTGCCCGCAGCTATACCCAGAAAAATGAGTGTCATGGTTGGATCGGCATTCGTATGCAGCTTGAACCCAAAGCGCCACCTAGCGAAATCGTTATGCACGTTCGGATGCTTGATGAAACCAATAAAGAGCAGTCGGAAGCGCTGGGTATTTTTGGCGTAAACGTGGTGTATGGTGCTTTTCATTACCATAAAGATCCTAAGGTTTTCATTGAGTCTTTACTGGATAATCTGGTCAATGATTTCGGGCAGAAGCGTATTGAAGTGGACTTGATTCATTTCGCTGGCCACACCTTTGAAAAAGTTGAAAATCGACTGATGAATTTACACCTGGTCCGCTCCTGGTGCTGTCGAGCAGTGATGTTTGATGCGCAGGGAGCTTCGGAAGTTCCGGGAACCATGTTGCGTAAAAAAGATGTGCTCGTTATTCGTGGTTCGTTCAAGCCGCCCACAAAAGTTCATGTGGACATGACCGAAGCTGCCATGAAGCAGTTTCTTGAAGAAGAGGGCGTACAGCGCGATAAAGTCTTTACCGTCGCTGAAATTACAATGGCGGAGCTTGCCAATGACGCCGAAACTGACGATGCAAGCTTCCTCGCGCGCGTCGACTTGCTGAATAAACTTGGTTACAACGTACTGATTTCCGATTACCTGCGTTTCTTCCGATTACGCTCATGGATGCGTCGCTACACTCAGAATCGGATAGGTATCGTGCTCAGCATTCTCGATTTTGATCAGTTATTTAATGAGTCTTATTACGATGGCCTCGAAGGTGGAATTCTTGAAGCTATGGGTAAATTATTCTCGGGCAACACCAACGTTTATGTTTATCCTACTCGCGTCGGCGAAAAGCTGGTCACTCTTGATAATGTCGAAGTGGCGGAGAACACCAAGTATTTATTAAAGCATTTGATCGAAAACAAACACCTCGTCGCTACCAAAACCTGGAACGACGAAAACCTGCACATATCCGCACGTAATATCGCCAAAGAAATTCCTCTGGGGCAGGGCGATTGGGAAAAGCAATTGCCGGACGCCATACGCGATGAAATTAAAGCGCGTTGTATGTTTGGTTACTGTGAGTTGCCGGAAGAGTAG
- a CDS encoding YchJ family protein — translation MNTCPCRIKDNINLLAYSDCCEPFHLGNALPETPEQLMRSRYTAYYLGLGQYIFDTHHSNFRGNTTVEEFTYSAQATRWCGLEVIHAEQDGDKGLVEFKAYFLDKDKLHCLHEASNFVRESGRWLYTDGEFKPKSVVKISRNDPCPCGSGKKAKKCCLMD, via the coding sequence ATGAATACTTGCCCCTGCCGCATTAAAGACAATATCAACCTTCTGGCTTACAGCGATTGCTGTGAGCCTTTCCATTTGGGCAATGCTTTGCCGGAAACTCCCGAGCAGTTAATGCGCTCTCGATACACTGCTTATTATCTGGGGCTGGGCCAATACATCTTTGATACTCACCACAGTAATTTCCGAGGAAACACCACTGTTGAAGAGTTTACTTATAGTGCACAAGCTACTCGTTGGTGTGGTCTTGAGGTGATACATGCCGAGCAGGATGGTGATAAAGGTCTGGTCGAATTTAAAGCTTATTTTCTGGATAAGGATAAGTTGCATTGTCTGCATGAGGCTTCTAACTTTGTTAGGGAGTCAGGCCGTTGGCTGTATACCGATGGTGAATTTAAGCCTAAATCTGTGGTTAAAATCTCAAGAAATGATCCATGCCCCTGTGGCAGTGGTAAAAAAGCAAAAAAATGTTGTCTAATGGATTAA
- a CDS encoding recombination-associated protein RdgC, with the protein MWFRNCHIYHLTTPFQHSPEELAELLENQRFSSVGRQDTETLGWISPLNRQFEHLVHAANGCILLCMRKEQKVIPASMVKETLEERVSTIEAEEGRKVFGKEKSALKDDILSLLKPKALSKSSHTYGYIDPRNNLLVINAGSNSVADSFIQLLIDSLGTLGAIRLMGEESPSAIMNRWLKDGLPHGWTLTGQYEFKDPQNDRVAKFKDSEESNPLIDDLLEDGYWVEKLGIRFKDQFNAVIQSDMLVKSIKFDDELLKENEDVDDVEPYARLDADLVLMTQTFAEFIAELKTEFKVITEKE; encoded by the coding sequence ATGTGGTTTCGTAATTGTCATATTTATCACCTCACAACACCATTTCAACACTCACCAGAAGAGCTTGCTGAATTACTGGAAAATCAACGATTTAGCTCAGTGGGTAGACAGGACACCGAAACCTTGGGCTGGATTTCACCGCTAAATCGTCAGTTTGAGCACCTGGTTCATGCAGCGAATGGCTGTATTTTACTGTGTATGCGAAAAGAGCAGAAAGTCATTCCAGCAAGCATGGTCAAAGAAACTCTGGAAGAGCGTGTTTCGACTATTGAAGCAGAAGAAGGTCGAAAAGTATTTGGCAAGGAAAAGTCCGCGCTTAAAGACGATATTCTAAGTCTGTTAAAACCTAAGGCCTTAAGTAAGTCGAGCCATACTTATGGCTATATCGATCCAAGAAACAATCTGCTGGTTATTAATGCCGGAAGTAATAGTGTTGCTGACAGTTTTATCCAGTTACTGATTGATAGCCTGGGAACTTTAGGGGCTATCCGACTGATGGGGGAAGAAAGCCCATCAGCGATCATGAACCGTTGGCTGAAAGACGGCTTGCCTCATGGATGGACCTTAACCGGCCAGTACGAATTTAAAGATCCACAGAATGACCGTGTAGCAAAATTCAAAGACAGCGAAGAATCCAATCCGCTGATTGATGATTTGTTGGAAGATGGATATTGGGTTGAAAAGCTGGGAATTCGTTTTAAAGATCAATTTAATGCAGTGATTCAGTCTGATATGCTGGTAAAAAGCATCAAGTTCGATGATGAATTGCTTAAAGAAAATGAAGATGTCGATGATGTTGAGCCCTATGCGCGACTGGATGCTGATCTGGTGTTGATGACTCAGACGTTTGCTGAGTTTATCGCAGAATTAAAAACCGAATTTAAAGTTATTACCGAGAAGGAATAA
- a CDS encoding ABC transporter ATP-binding protein, which translates to MIEVRGISKRYGDLQAVDNLSITIEKGHIFGLLGPNGAGKSTTISMMCGLINPDQGQVLLNGNAPGLKETKHKIGLIPQSIALYEELTALDNLSFFADLYGLPSDLKAERMEWSLQFVGLQDRAKDTVGEYSGGMKRRLNLAASLLHDPEFIFMDEPTAGVDPQSRNKLFESVFELKALGKTIIYTTHYMEEAEKLCDRVGVVDKGQLLALGTVDELIEQHGGESSVHIQSEQGAETFMTANPVNDLMTRLKGLTTVENLSLQRPNLETVFLNLTGKQLRD; encoded by the coding sequence ATGATAGAAGTTAGGGGTATCTCTAAACGCTACGGCGATTTGCAGGCCGTAGACAATCTTTCGATTACCATCGAGAAAGGCCATATTTTTGGTTTGCTGGGGCCAAATGGCGCGGGCAAAAGTACCACTATTTCCATGATGTGTGGACTGATAAACCCTGACCAGGGGCAGGTTCTACTGAATGGCAATGCGCCAGGACTAAAAGAAACCAAACACAAAATTGGCCTTATTCCACAGTCGATTGCTCTATATGAAGAGTTGACTGCACTGGATAATTTAAGCTTTTTCGCAGACTTGTATGGCCTGCCTTCTGATCTGAAAGCTGAGCGTATGGAGTGGTCTTTACAGTTTGTAGGTTTGCAGGACCGCGCTAAAGATACGGTAGGCGAGTACTCTGGTGGTATGAAACGTCGCTTGAACTTAGCAGCTTCTTTATTGCATGACCCTGAATTTATTTTTATGGATGAACCTACAGCCGGTGTCGATCCTCAGTCGCGTAATAAACTTTTTGAAAGCGTATTTGAGTTAAAAGCTTTGGGCAAAACCATTATTTATACCACCCACTACATGGAAGAAGCCGAGAAATTGTGTGATCGCGTGGGAGTGGTTGATAAAGGACAATTATTGGCATTAGGAACTGTTGATGAATTGATAGAACAGCATGGTGGTGAATCCAGCGTTCATATACAGTCCGAGCAGGGTGCTGAAACTTTTATGACAGCTAATCCGGTTAATGATTTGATGACGCGTCTGAAAGGGCTGACAACAGTTGAGAACTTAAGTTTACAACGCCCCAATCTGGAAACCGTTTTCTTGAATCTAACTGGCAAGCAATTGAGGGATTAA
- a CDS encoding YdeI/OmpD-associated family protein: MPTKTTANKKVSGGVVHDIPKDLLSALVNDIKALEYWEDITELARNEWICWVEDAKKPETRQRRIERVASDLKNGKRRPCCWPGCPHRTKTGKP; encoded by the coding sequence ATGCCCACGAAAACAACAGCCAATAAAAAAGTATCCGGTGGAGTGGTTCACGACATCCCAAAAGACTTATTGAGTGCTTTAGTGAATGATATTAAAGCACTTGAGTATTGGGAGGATATTACTGAACTTGCTCGAAATGAATGGATCTGCTGGGTGGAGGATGCTAAGAAGCCTGAAACTCGTCAGCGTAGAATAGAGCGGGTTGCAAGTGATCTTAAAAATGGCAAGCGTAGACCTTGCTGCTGGCCTGGCTGTCCACATCGTACAAAGACTGGTAAACCGTAA
- a CDS encoding SlyX family protein — protein MSSIEDLQEQIHELQSKLAFQEDTIEHLNKMVTKQDDIIRMLERRFMHLGDKIDDIRSQLPDKPFNPADEIPPHY, from the coding sequence ATGAGTTCCATCGAAGATTTACAAGAACAGATCCACGAGCTGCAATCCAAATTGGCATTTCAGGAAGACACTATAGAGCATTTAAACAAGATGGTGACCAAGCAAGATGACATCATTCGAATGCTAGAACGTCGCTTCATGCATCTTGGCGATAAGATTGATGATATTCGTTCACAGTTACCCGATAAACCTTTTAACCCTGCAGATGAAATCCCACCTCATTACTAA
- a CDS encoding SMI1/KNR4 family protein: protein MLSELKSIVEEHTGTFKCVEIGNENNCKEVPFKHLIGSLKDYSDLPNVGDIPDFYHTFGSATLYHDEASGDSAVYIAEPEYWAELHNHFSDWVEDLDDDERAELVPRWVDNCVVIGEIPASGNYILIPTTGQKAGYVFLFEHDGFEFIELASNIEAYIHRMLNLDSNMLTQIASHMRFVEKDSYNQWWIKELRDNKGNLVKTDDI, encoded by the coding sequence TTGTTATCTGAATTAAAATCCATAGTTGAGGAACATACCGGCACATTTAAATGCGTAGAAATTGGTAATGAAAACAATTGCAAAGAAGTACCTTTCAAACACTTAATCGGATCTTTAAAGGATTATAGTGACTTACCTAATGTTGGAGATATTCCTGACTTTTACCATACTTTTGGTAGTGCAACGCTTTACCATGATGAAGCCAGTGGTGACTCAGCGGTCTATATCGCAGAACCAGAATATTGGGCTGAACTTCATAACCATTTTTCTGATTGGGTTGAAGACTTAGATGATGATGAAAGGGCGGAGCTGGTGCCAAGATGGGTTGATAACTGTGTTGTCATTGGTGAAATACCGGCTTCGGGAAATTACATTTTGATACCAACAACTGGACAAAAAGCTGGTTATGTATTTTTGTTTGAACATGATGGATTTGAATTTATTGAATTAGCATCAAATATAGAGGCTTACATTCATAGGATGCTAAATTTAGATAGCAATATGCTGACTCAAATTGCTTCGCACATGAGGTTTGTCGAAAAAGATAGTTACAATCAGTGGTGGATAAAAGAACTGCGAGATAATAAAGGAAATCTAGTTAAAACTGATGATATCTAA
- a CDS encoding class II fumarate hydratase, whose protein sequence is MGFRIEKDSMGEVKVKEDALYAAQTQRALDNFKISDLKMPIAFIESILDIKLIAAETNHELKLLPRNKYQAITKAIKKIRKDKLVNHRNFPLDVFQTGSGTSTNMNVNEVVAHLASNSRVKVHPNDDVNMGQSSNDVIPTAVSVSATRALVHDLIPALLTLKSTIENKAKLHKKVIKTGRTHLMDAMPLSLQQELSGWAQQIQISIDNCQKIIPTIAQLAQGGTAIGTGINSSAKFRGLFAQKLKAHSGLPFTKSKNTFASIAGQDASVALSGVLNTLATALIKISNDLRWMNSGPVSGLGEIQLKAIQPGSSIMPGKVNPVIPEAVAMAAAQIIGNHSTITIGAQSGNFQLNVMLPVIAYNLLQSLHLATTSAEHLARTIAHFEVNKEYLESQLSKNAILATALAPEIGYEKASEVVYKARKEERSILEVAVELTSISKAKLEKILDPKKLT, encoded by the coding sequence ATGGGTTTTCGAATTGAAAAAGACAGCATGGGTGAAGTTAAGGTTAAGGAAGATGCTTTATATGCCGCGCAAACGCAACGAGCTCTGGATAACTTCAAAATCAGTGATCTGAAAATGCCAATTGCTTTTATAGAAAGCATTTTGGATATCAAGCTGATTGCCGCAGAAACTAATCATGAATTAAAGCTTCTTCCTAGAAATAAATATCAGGCCATTACTAAAGCCATAAAAAAGATCCGTAAGGACAAATTAGTTAATCATCGAAATTTTCCTCTCGACGTTTTTCAAACAGGTTCCGGCACCAGCACTAACATGAATGTTAATGAAGTGGTCGCCCATCTAGCATCTAATTCGCGCGTGAAAGTTCATCCTAATGATGACGTTAATATGGGGCAAAGTAGTAATGATGTCATTCCTACTGCTGTTTCTGTTTCTGCAACACGTGCTTTAGTGCATGACCTAATTCCAGCATTATTGACGTTAAAGTCGACTATTGAAAATAAAGCAAAGTTACACAAAAAAGTCATTAAAACTGGGCGAACACATTTAATGGATGCCATGCCGCTGAGTTTGCAACAGGAATTGTCAGGGTGGGCTCAGCAAATCCAGATCAGTATTGATAACTGCCAAAAAATAATTCCAACTATTGCTCAATTGGCTCAGGGGGGAACAGCTATTGGTACTGGCATTAATAGCTCGGCAAAATTCCGAGGTCTGTTCGCACAAAAACTGAAAGCTCATAGCGGATTACCTTTTACTAAAAGCAAAAATACTTTTGCCAGTATTGCAGGGCAGGATGCCAGTGTTGCTCTTTCAGGTGTGTTGAACACGCTTGCGACAGCACTGATTAAAATCAGTAATGACTTACGCTGGATGAATAGTGGACCAGTCAGTGGTTTGGGCGAAATACAGCTCAAAGCCATTCAGCCGGGTAGCAGTATTATGCCGGGTAAAGTTAATCCAGTGATACCAGAAGCTGTGGCGATGGCTGCCGCACAGATAATTGGAAACCATTCAACCATCACTATAGGGGCTCAGTCTGGCAACTTTCAGCTCAATGTGATGTTGCCGGTCATTGCATACAATTTATTGCAATCCTTGCACCTTGCGACAACTTCGGCAGAACACTTGGCACGTACTATTGCTCACTTCGAAGTGAATAAAGAGTACTTAGAGTCGCAGCTGAGTAAAAATGCGATATTAGCGACAGCTCTGGCTCCAGAAATCGGATATGAAAAAGCTTCCGAAGTTGTTTACAAGGCTCGTAAAGAAGAGCGAAGTATATTAGAGGTTGCAGTTGAGCTCACCTCAATTTCTAAAGCCAAGTTAGAGAAAATTTTAGACCCTAAGAAGCTCACTTAA
- a CDS encoding M14 family zinc carboxypeptidase: protein MAKIKACILATAIVSAVGITQAEVLTYTENTNSSNQLAIGYPVPIPVDSLTPVDGFRTYDSLHSQHQSLALTHPEIRSSIVGQTHNNRDIYAYRFGDTDSQTIDGLPEPAFLINGTIHAREWQSPEVVTELMEQLAEGKNDQGVIQYLLDNTNVVILPVMNIDGFLQTQRFPNQVNQSPGTNSSSTPAQKFAEPRDGRMRRKNMPNVDELLSTEADRLRGVDLNRNGPVFFGVQAGNNDPNSLIYGGASAQSEIETQALLSAAALGPRNRLRFYQDTHSFSRVLFIPQPNNSRLNDITTSLANKFQSATQAQGSNYFPIYNPVGSGIPATAEYFAYTDLIPAWTLEIEPPQGFDNEPDGGAFYGGTGASHSGFIMPDSEIARTRDELAVAQILMLYHQAGPAYVKSIRVVNSNGNDVYSASWSGGANRTLNVTANNTLLGGETYTLYVSFSKPMRVRNSSGNVIQYTGQSIALSPSVTITGNGGSGNFTRNIGVSRSNWLNQELDGLSFNQYMDDAFKVSFQLPTDIPVSSTTGTTDITINITAEDLAGMELDSNPATAVDWSRGAWTNYESSNGQSGDTGGTDSSYKLRVSNQNLTLTEPQSSGGGGGALHWFLLLWLGVFGLVRRTKKVI from the coding sequence ATGGCTAAAATAAAAGCATGCATCCTGGCAACAGCTATTGTTTCTGCGGTGGGAATAACGCAGGCGGAAGTTCTGACCTATACAGAGAACACCAACTCCAGTAACCAATTAGCAATCGGTTACCCAGTTCCTATACCTGTGGACTCCCTCACTCCAGTTGATGGATTTAGAACTTACGATAGTCTTCATAGCCAACACCAATCCTTAGCTCTCACTCATCCTGAAATCAGAAGCAGTATTGTTGGTCAAACTCACAACAATCGAGATATCTACGCATACCGTTTTGGTGATACTGATAGCCAAACTATTGACGGTTTGCCTGAGCCTGCTTTTTTGATCAATGGCACTATCCATGCTCGGGAGTGGCAAAGCCCAGAAGTGGTTACTGAATTAATGGAGCAATTAGCAGAAGGTAAGAATGACCAAGGTGTTATTCAATATTTATTGGATAACACCAATGTTGTCATTCTTCCTGTCATGAATATTGATGGATTTTTACAGACACAACGTTTTCCCAATCAAGTGAATCAATCACCAGGAACCAACTCTAGTTCAACCCCCGCACAGAAATTTGCAGAGCCCCGCGATGGCAGAATGCGCCGTAAAAATATGCCCAATGTGGATGAACTGCTATCGACTGAGGCCGATCGTCTAAGAGGAGTTGACCTGAATAGAAATGGGCCTGTGTTCTTCGGTGTTCAGGCTGGAAATAATGATCCCAATAGTTTGATTTATGGGGGGGCTTCAGCACAGTCTGAAATTGAAACTCAAGCGTTATTATCTGCTGCAGCACTAGGGCCAAGAAATCGCCTCAGGTTCTACCAGGATACTCACTCTTTTTCCCGTGTTTTATTTATTCCGCAGCCAAACAATTCAAGACTGAATGACATAACCACCAGTTTAGCTAATAAGTTTCAAAGTGCCACTCAGGCCCAAGGTTCGAATTATTTCCCAATCTACAATCCGGTCGGAAGTGGTATACCGGCTACAGCAGAGTATTTTGCTTACACTGACCTGATTCCTGCCTGGACGTTGGAAATTGAACCACCACAGGGTTTTGATAATGAACCTGATGGTGGTGCATTTTATGGCGGAACAGGTGCTAGTCACTCTGGTTTTATTATGCCTGACAGCGAAATTGCACGCACTCGCGATGAGCTCGCTGTGGCACAGATTTTAATGCTCTATCACCAGGCCGGTCCCGCATATGTAAAATCAATTAGAGTGGTGAACAGTAACGGCAACGATGTATATTCCGCTAGCTGGTCGGGAGGGGCTAACAGAACACTTAATGTGACCGCGAACAATACTTTACTGGGAGGTGAAACCTATACACTGTATGTAAGTTTTAGTAAGCCCATGCGTGTTAGAAATTCTTCAGGTAATGTCATTCAATATACAGGTCAATCTATTGCTTTAAGTCCTTCCGTAACAATTACAGGAAACGGTGGTAGTGGTAACTTTACGCGTAATATAGGAGTTTCTCGATCTAACTGGTTAAATCAGGAGCTTGATGGCCTCAGCTTTAATCAATACATGGATGATGCTTTCAAAGTTTCTTTTCAGTTGCCGACGGATATACCCGTTAGCTCAACAACTGGAACTACAGACATTACTATTAACATTACTGCTGAAGATTTGGCGGGCATGGAACTCGATTCTAATCCTGCAACTGCGGTTGATTGGTCAAGAGGTGCCTGGACTAATTATGAAAGTTCAAATGGCCAGAGTGGTGATACAGGTGGTACAGATTCATCCTATAAACTGAGAGTGTCAAATCAAAATCTGACGCTCACTGAGCCTCAGTCTAGTGGTGGCGGTGGGGGTGCACTGCACTGGTTCTTATTGCTGTGGTTGGGTGTTTTTGGATTAGTACGAAGAACCAAAAAAGTAATATAA
- a CDS encoding prenyltransferase, translating into MTTLKTLLGTIRLPFLLLTPSCVSVGIGTAYWQSGTLNGFYVLLIIIGALSAHISVNVFNEYYDSKSGLDSKTKRTPFSGGSGALQANPSLAKAALGLAWSTFGITALIGIYFVTVFGWQLLPLGILGLLLLVTYTTWWVYNTWLCLVAPGLGFGILMIMGTHFALTGEYSMTAFVASLPATFLVSGLLLLNQFPDVEADKSIGRKHFPITIGYEKSALVLGCFYLLTYLAVIFGVAAQQLPIYGLLALITVPLALKAFRAAKDFDGDVSQLIPAMGINVAVTLLTPVLLTVGLFIG; encoded by the coding sequence TTGACCACTCTAAAAACACTCCTCGGCACAATCCGTCTTCCTTTCCTGCTTTTAACACCATCATGTGTTTCAGTAGGCATCGGTACTGCTTATTGGCAGTCAGGAACTCTTAACGGCTTTTATGTACTACTGATTATTATTGGAGCTTTGTCGGCTCACATTAGTGTCAATGTCTTCAATGAATATTATGATTCTAAAAGCGGTTTAGATTCTAAAACCAAGCGAACGCCTTTCAGTGGCGGTAGCGGTGCTTTGCAAGCTAATCCCAGTTTAGCGAAAGCGGCTTTAGGGCTTGCCTGGTCAACATTTGGGATCACTGCTTTAATCGGTATTTACTTTGTTACTGTTTTTGGCTGGCAGCTATTGCCTTTAGGTATTCTTGGTTTGCTTTTACTGGTTACTTATACGACATGGTGGGTATATAACACCTGGTTGTGTCTTGTTGCACCTGGTCTTGGTTTTGGCATTTTGATGATTATGGGAACGCATTTTGCTTTAACCGGCGAATACAGTATGACTGCATTTGTAGCATCTTTGCCTGCGACTTTTTTAGTGAGCGGTTTACTGCTACTCAATCAGTTTCCTGACGTAGAAGCGGATAAGTCTATTGGGCGAAAACATTTTCCCATAACCATTGGCTATGAAAAAAGTGCTTTAGTATTAGGTTGTTTCTATCTTTTGACTTATCTGGCTGTGATTTTTGGTGTGGCAGCGCAACAGCTGCCAATCTATGGCTTACTCGCATTAATAACAGTACCATTGGCGTTGAAAGCATTTCGTGCAGCTAAAGATTTCGACGGAGATGTTTCTCAATTAATTCCTGCAATGGGGATTAATGTTGCTGTGACGCTTTTAACACCTGTATTGCTGACTGTTGGCCTGTTTATTGGATAA